A genome region from Gopherus flavomarginatus isolate rGopFla2 chromosome 9, rGopFla2.mat.asm, whole genome shotgun sequence includes the following:
- the TLNRD1 gene encoding talin rod domain-containing protein 1, which yields MASGGSGKSTSEVSSSAVPSSSSLQRKKLVSICDHCKIKMQLVADLLLLSSETRPVNTESLSVFGESFEKCRDTIIARTKGLSILTHDVQSQLNMGRFGEVGDSLVDMGNLVVSLTECSAHAAYLAAVETPGAQPALPGLVDRYKVTRCRHEVEHGCGILKNTPLPDMSPQLLLEVSQNMSKNLKFLTDACVLASEKSKDRFAKEQFKLSVKCMSTSASALLACVKEVKTSPSELTRNRCVLFSGPLVQSVHALVGFATEPQFLGKAATINPEGKAVQTAILGGAMSVVSACVLLTQCLRDIAQHPESSTKMTDYRERLRNSACAVSEGCNLLSQALRERSSPRTLPPVNSNSVN from the coding sequence ATGGCTAGCGGTGGCTCTGGCAAGTCCACTAGCGAGGTGTCCAGCAGCGCCGTCCCCAGCAGCAGCTCGCTGCAGAGGAAGAAACTCGTCTCCATCTGCGACCACTGCAAGATCAAGATGCAACTGGTGGCGGATCTGCTCCTGCTGTCCAGCGAGACCAGGCCGGTGAACACCGAGAGCCTCTCGGTCTTCGGGGAGTCCTTCGAGAAGTGCAGGGACACGATCATTGCCAGGACCAAGGGGCTCTCCATCCTGACCCACGATGTCCAGAGCCAGCTCAATATGGGGCGCTTCGGGGAAGTGGGGGACAGCCTGGTGGATATGGGGAACCTGGTGGTCTCCCTCACTGAGTGCTCTGCCCATGCTGCCTACCTGGCTGCCGTGGAGACCCCAGGGGCTCAGCCTGCTCTGCCCGGCTTGGTGGATCGCTACAAGGTGACCAGATGCAGGCACGAGGTGGAGCATGGCTGTGGGATCTTAAAAAACACCCCTTTGCCAGACATGAGCCCTCAGCTCCTGCTGGAGGTTTCCCAGAACATGTCCAAGAACTTGAAATTCCTGACAGATGCTTGTGTCTTGGCCAGTGAGAAATCCAAGGATAGGTTTGCCAAGGAGCAGTTCAAACTCAGCGTCAAGTGCATGAGCACCAGCGCCTCTGCCCTCCTGGCATGTGTCAAGGAGGTCAAGACTTCACCCAGTGAGCTGACCAGGAATCGGTGCGTCTTGTTCAGTGGACCCTTGGTGCAATCTGTCCATGCTCTGGTGGGCTTTGCCACTGAGCCCCAGTTTTtgggtaaagctgccaccattaATCCAGAGGGCAAAGCTGTGCAAACTGCCATTCTAGGAGGGGCCATGAGCGTGGTATCGGCTTGCGTGCTCCTGACCCAATGCCTCAGGGATATAGCCCAACACCCAGAAAGTAGCACCAAAATGACAGATTACAGGGAAAGGTTGAGGAACTCGGCTTGCGCTGTCTCTGAAGGTTGCAACCTGCTATCTCAGGCACTAAGAGAAAGATCTTCACCCAGGACTTTACCGCCAGTGAACTCCAATTCTGTGAATTAA